The genomic segment AATAAAAACCATTGCTTCTGCCATAACCTTGACTACAGGAGGTTCAGGAGGAAGGGAGGGGCCTATTGCCCAGATTGGAGCAGGGTTTGGCTCTTTTCTTGCCACAACCCTTAAATTATCTGACCGTGAACGGCGCATAATGATGGCAGCAGGAATAGGCGCAGGTGTTGGAAGTATATTCAGAGCGCCCCTGGCCGGGGCGCTTTTTGCTGCTGAGGTTTTATATAAAGACCCTGAATTTGAATCTGAGGTTATTATTCCAGCCGGTATTTCTTCAGTTGTAGCATACTGCATTTTCTGCCTGGTTTTTGGATGGGGTTCATTATTTGAATCCCCTGGTTACAAGTTTCGCAATCCTCTGGAACTTGGTCCCTATATTGTGCTTGCATTCGTATTAGTGGGAACCGGTATTTTTTATATAAAAGCTTTTTACGGTATTACAAAACTCTTTAAAAGCATCAATATCCCCAACCATTTCAAGCCTGTTATTGGAGGGCTTTGTACTGGAATTATAGGTTTTTTCCTTCCCTATACACTTGCATTTGGATATGGTTATGTTCAGCAGGCCCTTGACCCGGAATTTCTTGTAAATAATATCAGTATCTGGTTTTTGCTTTCCCTTGCAATAGGCAAGGTATTAACCACATCTTTTTCCATAGGTTCAGGAGGAAGCGGCGGCGTGTTCGGGCCTTCGGTAGTTATCGGCGGAGCTATGGGCGGTGTTGTGGGTAAATTTTTTCACCAGATCATACCTGGTATTGTAACTGAGCCTGGAGCTTTTGTTATTGTTGGCATGGCTGGTTTTTTTACTGCTGTATCCAATACCCCCATATCTACAATTATATTTGTCAGTGAAATGACCAATTCCTACCACCTTCTTCTTCCAAGTCTTATGGTCTGTTCAGTATCATACCTTGCATCCCAGCGGTGGACTATTTATGAAAAACAGGTAAAAAGCAAAATAGAATCCCCGGCTCATGCAGGTGAATTTTTTGTAGATATTCTTCAAAAATTCAGAGTAAAAGACCTTGTGTCCATTATTCAAAAAGTAAACCTGATTCCCCAGGATATGCCTTTTATGGAATTTAAAAAATATTTTTCAGAAACAAAACAGCATTATTTTCCAGTCATGGATGAGCATAAACGAATGATTGGAATATTTTCAAGCACAGATATCAGAAGCGTATTATTTGCAGAAGGGCTTGAACATTTAATTTTAATGAAAGATATTGCAAATACAGATATTATTGTTACCACACTTGAAAGTGATTTAAATTCTGTAATGCAGAAATTTACCATCAAAAATATTGACAGTCTTCCAGTTGTCA from the Desulfonema limicola genome contains:
- a CDS encoding chloride channel protein, with the translated sequence MINKKSGKLAYAGKWTFYFVIIGIIAGLGSVVFHYLCQLGIHYFMDMIAGYRPPAPAGEHHLLPPTDRPFNKWLLLFLPAFGGILSGWLVYTFAPEAEGHGTDAAIDAYHNKGGFIRSRVPVIKTIASAITLTTGGSGGREGPIAQIGAGFGSFLATTLKLSDRERRIMMAAGIGAGVGSIFRAPLAGALFAAEVLYKDPEFESEVIIPAGISSVVAYCIFCLVFGWGSLFESPGYKFRNPLELGPYIVLAFVLVGTGIFYIKAFYGITKLFKSINIPNHFKPVIGGLCTGIIGFFLPYTLAFGYGYVQQALDPEFLVNNISIWFLLSLAIGKVLTTSFSIGSGGSGGVFGPSVVIGGAMGGVVGKFFHQIIPGIVTEPGAFVIVGMAGFFTAVSNTPISTIIFVSEMTNSYHLLLPSLMVCSVSYLASQRWTIYEKQVKSKIESPAHAGEFFVDILQKFRVKDLVSIIQKVNLIPQDMPFMEFKKYFSETKQHYFPVMDEHKRMIGIFSSTDIRSVLFAEGLEHLILMKDIANTDIIVTTLESDLNSVMQKFTIKNIDSLPVVRADDHGILIGMINRREVIAFYNDKLKDMKAGIEQ